AGCCGCCATCAGCGGGGCGTCGGCCGGCAACCCGAGCGTGGGGCCTTCCTGCTCGAGGCGTCCGACGGCGCGCCGTTCGCGCGCCCGGCGCTTCTCGTAGTTCAACGACAGGTTGCGCACCACCCGCAACAACCAGTACTTCGTCTCATCCACGCTCGGCAGGGGCGTATCGCGGTTCAGCAGGCGCAGGAATGCCTCATGAGCCAGATCCTCCGCGACTCCGCGTTCGCCGGCGATCCGGAAGGCCACCCGAAATATCAACGGAAACAATTCGCGGTAGACACCGCCGAAATCGCTGTCTCGCCACCACCGTTCAGTCTTTGACCGCACCATATAAAACCACCGCAACGCCTGGAGGTTACACCTCCGCCCTACCCTGCCTGCTCCGGCACCGCGCCGGCGCGCTGCCACACGGTGCCGGTAGCGGCGTCGCGCAACTCGATGCCCTGCGCGGCGAGCTGCGTTCGAATCGCGTCCGCGCGTACGAAGTCACGCCGGCGGCGCGCCTCGTCCCGCTCACGCACCAACGCGTCCACTTCCGGATCCGCCTGTGCCTCGTTCTCCAATAAGGTCGCGGCCGATCGCAATAGCTGCAACCCCAACACGCCGTCGATCGCGCCGACCGCCCGCAAGGCGCACTCGGGATCGCCGGCATCGCTCTTGACCAATTGCCAGAGGCGGGCAAGCACGCGCGGCATCGCCAGGTCGCTTGCCGCGTGGGCGAGCGCCTCGCGCGCGGCCGGGTGGGCGAAATCTGCGCCCGCCATGGTGCGGGGATCGTCGACCGCGGCCGCCCGCGCCAGCGCCGCCACCCGGTGCACCAGGCCGGCGCGGGCGGCGCGCGCCGCATCCAGGGCGCGCATGGTAAAGTTCTGGTGTGCCCGGTAGTGCGCCCCGAGCACGAAGTATCGGTAGTCGAGCGCGTCGTAGCCCTTTTCCTGGAGCTGGCCGATGGTGACCCAGTTGCCCTTCGACTTGGACATCTTGGTCCCGTTCACCAGGAGGAATTCGCCGTGGCACCAGTAGTTCACCCAGCGTCCCGCATCATCGTGCCCGATACCGAGCGCCGCCTCCGCCTGGGCGATCTCGTTGGTGTGATGAACCGGAATCAGGTCGATGCCTCCGCAATGAATGTCGAACTGCTCGGCGAGGTAGCGCATCGACATGGCACTGCACTCGATGTGCCATCCCGGGTAGCCCCGTCCCCACGGCGAATCCCAGATCATCGCCTGGTCCTCGAACTTGGAGCGGGTGAACCACAGGCCGAAGTCCTCCGGATTGCGCTTGCTGCGGTCGACGCTGATGCGGGCGCCGGCCTGCAGCCGCTGGCGGTCGAGCAGCGCCAACTCGCCGTAGCGGGCGAACCGGGCGACGTCGAAGAACACGTTGCCGCCGGCGACATAGGTGAACCCGCGCGCTTCGAGTCGCCGGATGAGCGCGATCATGTCGTCGATATGATCGGTTGCCTTGGCGATGACGTCGGGCCTGAGGATGTTCAGCGCATCCGCGTCGGCAAAGAACCGGTCGGTGTAGAACGCCGCGATGTCCCACACGGTACGCCCCTCGCGGCGCGCGCCGGCGAGCATCTTGTCCTCGCCTTCATCGGCATCGCTGGCCAAGTGGCCGACGTCGGTGATGTTCATGACGTGGCGCACCCGGTAGCCGAGTGCATCGAGGGTACGGCGCAGTACGTCGACGAAGATGAACGTGCGGAAGTTACCGATGGTGGCATAGTCGTATACGGTAGGTCCGCAGGCGTAGAGCTGGGCGCAGCCCTCGGTGCGGGGCACGAACGGCTGCACGGTGCGGCCTAGGGTGTTGAAGATCCGAAGCTGGTGCGGTGCCTTGGCGGAATCGGTCATCGGCTTGTCGGGAGCGAAGGTACACCGACGCACCGGCCCGGTTCAAACCGAGCCCGCGCGCCGGACGGGGCCGACCCCGCGCTCTCGCGGCGCCGGGCGCCGGCGGGCTACCGGTCGACCGACATCGTCACGGTGAGCCGCGGCCCGTTCGGAGACGGATCGCCGAGTCCGGCGGCGACGACCCGCAGCCGGCCACGCGGCAGCCGTACCTCGACCGCGAGCTCGGTAGTGATCTTCTCGGACGCGACCCGCCATCCCGCTTCCACGGCAACCGGAGATGCGGCCGTGGCGGCGCGCACCTGCAGCGTGTCCCCGGAGCGCGCGCCGCGCCAGCGCATCGAGATCGTGCCTGCGCGCGCGCGCGCCTGGACGACGAGCGTGGGTACGGCGCCCGCCGAACCGGCCTGCACCGCGCCCTCGCCGCCCAGCGTCACCGCGCCGAGCCGTACCGAGGGGGTCACCGCCAGTTCCACGGTGTGCTCCGCCGCGGCGCCGGCGCGGGCCGCGTGTATCGCCGCCCGAGGTACCGCGCCGCGCACGGCGAACCGGTACCCTACGCGCCAGGGACGCGGCCCGGCGGCGCCGCTCAACCGGGCCGCCCAGGCGAGCGACGCATCCGGGGCACCGCCGCCGAGGGCTCGGAATTCGCGGCCCGCTGTAGCCACGGCCGCGGCCAGCTCCCCGTACGGTGACGGGGCGCGCCCGGACAGGCGGACGTGGAA
This genomic stretch from Spirochaetaceae bacterium harbors:
- the cysS gene encoding cysteine--tRNA ligase gives rise to the protein MTDSAKAPHQLRIFNTLGRTVQPFVPRTEGCAQLYACGPTVYDYATIGNFRTFIFVDVLRRTLDALGYRVRHVMNITDVGHLASDADEGEDKMLAGARREGRTVWDIAAFYTDRFFADADALNILRPDVIAKATDHIDDMIALIRRLEARGFTYVAGGNVFFDVARFARYGELALLDRQRLQAGARISVDRSKRNPEDFGLWFTRSKFEDQAMIWDSPWGRGYPGWHIECSAMSMRYLAEQFDIHCGGIDLIPVHHTNEIAQAEAALGIGHDDAGRWVNYWCHGEFLLVNGTKMSKSKGNWVTIGQLQEKGYDALDYRYFVLGAHYRAHQNFTMRALDAARAARAGLVHRVAALARAAAVDDPRTMAGADFAHPAAREALAHAASDLAMPRVLARLWQLVKSDAGDPECALRAVGAIDGVLGLQLLRSAATLLENEAQADPEVDALVRERDEARRRRDFVRADAIRTQLAAQGIELRDAATGTVWQRAGAVPEQAG
- a CDS encoding RNA polymerase sigma factor, whose translation is MAARRRGAGAGRVGRRCNLQALRWFYMVRSKTERWWRDSDFGGVYRELFPLIFRVAFRIAGERGVAEDLAHEAFLRLLNRDTPLPSVDETKYWLLRVVRNLSLNYEKRRARERRAVGRLEQEGPTLGLPADAPLMAAADRDAVQEALNELPHNMRAAIVLREYGGMNYRDIASVLGISEGNVKVRLHRARRHLARLLTDGVRHVS